A segment of the Capra hircus breed San Clemente chromosome 19, ASM170441v1, whole genome shotgun sequence genome:
tagatcccatgtgctgcaataaagagtttgcctgctgcagctaagactcagcacaaataaatgaaatattaaaaaaacatttttggagaactccctggtggttcagtggttaggattccatgatTTCACTGTGGAgggagcaggttcaatccctggtcagaggactaaaatcccataagccctgtggtgcagccaagaaaaggaaaaaaaaatctttgagggCCCCCAGGAGTAGGGGTTTCCTAGGCTGGAAACCAGAACCCTGCAGTTGGAAGGTCTAAAGGTGTGTGGCCATCTCTGCCCCCGGGTGGGTGGGATAAGGTCAAGGGGGGAGGTCGACCACGGGGGCCTCCTCTGTCGTTTCCAGCAACGATGGCCTGGGGCTCAGTGTCCTCCTTCCTCTCATCTTTGCGGTGTTGCTGCTTCTCTTCATGGTGGCCTCGCTCGTGGCTTGGAGAATGGCGAAGAGACTGAAGAAAGGTGAGGAGACCGGGCTGAGGCtggggtgggctgggctgggtAGCAGCGCGTGGGGTTGACGACCCGCGTGGTCATCCCGGAGCCTTCGGACCCATGGATCGCCCGCAGACTCCGGAAGGGTTGCTGTCCCGAAGGCCTCAGCAGCTGGCGGTTTGAGGGGCTGGAGCTTGGAGGTGAGCCCAGGAGCTTTCAATGTCAGGTCTGCCTTGAACATCCCTCCTTGTTCTTCTTGCCTCTTTGCTCTGCCTCCTGGTCCATTTCCTGATTTGACTCTCGGTGGCCTTAGGCAGGCAGCCCTTCTAGAGCACCCACACCCTTTCGAGTCTTGACCACCACTTGCTGTGGTTGTCACGGAGGGACTGAGTTGAcgtgggggcaggggagacacCCTCAGGAAGTTATGCACACACGAGTCAATGGACACACAGGCGCATGAGCCCATGGACACGTATGCATGCGCAAACACCGCCCACACGTGGATGCACACGCGTGCTCGGTCACACGCATACAGTCCTCTGGATTTCCTCAGAAGGGTTGGTGGCCACTCCTGTTTTTATCTATTtacttttggccatgctgggtcttcgttgctgctcaggcgtttctctagttgcggcgagcagagGTTACTCTCTAGCGGCAGCGCGCAAGCTTCTCACTGCGTAGCTTCTCCTGTTGCTGAGAACGGGCTCCAGGGCGtgaggacttcagtagttgtggctcatgggctccagagtacaggctcaacagttgtcatgcatgggcttagttgccccaaggcatgtgggatcttctgggaccagggatcgaactcatggggctttgcattggcaggtggattctttatcactgagctaccggGGATGACCCCAGGCCTGATTTtgctcttcctcttctccagccTTTTCTTAAGCTACCCTCCATGTTCTATGTAAATTTACCCTTTAGGGAAGGGCCCCTGCTCACGAGTCTGCACTTGTCAGTCACGAGGTTTGGCCTCGACCAACCCTTTTCCTGTCTAGCTCCACTTCCACATTCTTAAAATGATTGCACCTTCTCCTTCTTGGAATCCAGCAGGACCCGAGCTCTCACGGGGCCCTATTCAACGCTGCCctcacctccccccgcccccacaacAGCCTGGGGAATCTTGTAGTTTGGGAAGAAGGGAGCCTAACTCTTGGCTCATCATATTGTCCCAAATGTATTGTCTGTGACCTAAATACATTCTGTTCCCCCTAAAAACCGGGGCTAGGGGGCGGTTATATTATTTCTCTGTAGTCTCCAAAACTAGGTGCAGGAGATGGCAGGGAGATAAAGAAATAGCTGGTCCATACAGTGTTGACTCAGCTCAAGTGCTTCACTTGGAGAGCAGCTTAGAACAATCCTGTCTCATGAGCAAGCTGTactgctggagcccttgtgcGCCTGGTACAGCCTGCACCGGGAAAGCACAGAATAGGCTCGGCCACTAGCAGCCCACATCCCACCCGAAGGCTGGCCACAATTCAATGGGACAAGGGTGTCgtctttttgttgtttagtcgttcagttgtgtcctactcttgtgtgaccccagggactgtagcccaccagtcccctctgtccatgggatttttccaggcaagaatattggagtgggttgccatttccttctccaaggggtcttcccgacccagggatcgaacctgggtcttctgcactggcaggtgaattctttaccacggaaGGGTGATGAGACAGACATAAATCAAATACCCTGGGAGCTGGCAAGGGAGGGATTCGAGAGCCTGGGTAGCTGCAGAAAGTAGGTGTGACTTGAGTTGACCCGTGAAAGACGACAGGCAGGTTGAGAAACGGTGGAGTTACAGGCAGAATTCCAGAAGTTATAGGAGGAGCCTAATCCCAGAGGAGTTGATAGCTGGCTGATCACACAGTTCTGCGATGCGGGGAATAGATGGACCGAGGTCTCCTTATTTGTCATCTGAGGGATGAAAACTAGAACCAGGTCTCttctcagatggctcagcagtaagaatctgcctgcaattcaggagatgcgggtttgatctctgagtcaggaagatcctctggagtaggaaatggcaacccactccagtatccttgcctgggaagttccatggactgaggagcctggcagggcggCAGTTCATGAGATTGTGaggagttggatgcaactgagagaTTGAGCGTGCATGCgcacgcgcgcgtgcacacacacacacacacactcactctttTCTCTGAGCCTGAAGCTTAATTCACTTCATTTCTTCCCCAGACCTGGAGGCACGGGTGAGTCTCTGAATGGGCTTTCTAACTCtggttgtttttgtcttttagctGCTGGGACATCCCCAGTGGAGGTAAGAGAGTCCCCGAGGTCAGAACAGAAACACCGGACACCTTGCCCCCCTTCTTGTTTTCCATCTCCCAGGAGCACCGAGGCCCAAGTGCCTCAGACAATCCCTGTGCCCAAGTGCCTGTATGCTCATGACCCAGCTGCAAGGGCTGGGAAGGGGCCCGGGAAGATGCTGGAATCAGCAAGAAGGGAGGGGGCTTGGGAGGGGGCAGGCGTGGGAGGCTGAGAGGAAGTGGAGGTTGCAGCGGAAGCTGGGAGCCGCGTGTCCCTCTGTGGAACCCGAGTCTCGTCTCCTAGGTGCTTCAGCCCCCGGGGAGCGACATCTGCTACGCAGACCTGAACCTGCAGCAGATTGAAAAGCCCTCTGGCTCCTCCCGGAAGAAGGCCTCTGAGagggccccctcctccccccaggcCTACTCAGGGGACGGGGACTATGCCAACACGGTATGTGCTTGGTGGGGCTCGGACCAGACCCGCCATTGCCTCTTCCTTTGAGGATGGGTTTTCTCTCGCCCATGTGGGAAGGTGGGCGCTGAGCAAAGATGCAGCCATCGAAAGACTGGCTGGCAGAGCCCGTGCGGGCTTTTGGCCTCTGGCATCACCTCCATACCAGACCTCAGCACTGGAGACTCAGAGTCCGGTCAGACACGGTCCGTATGCTGGGTGCGGCCGAGTGACCCAGTATTCTGTGCAAAATGTGCTGCCCTGGCACAGAATTGAGGGAGAGCACCTTCTCCTACGGCTGGAGCTCAGGGTGCCTGGCtgagtggagggaggaggggctggagggccTGGGAGAAGCCTCCAGAAGTCCTGGAGGGTCCGTCTCCCTGGGGTCCTCCAAGGCCTCCTCCATGGGTGGGCAGCCTGCGGCCAGCACCTCTAACCCCGAGGACATCTTCACTGCAGGCTGACGTCTTCAGGGACAACATCCCCTACACCCCTCTAACCCCGAAGACATCTTCGCTGCAGGCTGAGGTTTCCAGGGACAGCATCACCTACGCGGCTCTGTCTTTGGACACCTCGGATGAACAGCCGACCTACAGCAACATGGAGCATCTCAATACCCGCCCTCCCAGCAGGATCCTCGAGAAGTCCACGGAGTACAGCACCGTCAGAAAGCCTTAGCCTCAGCCCCAGAGGCCCCTCTCTGAGCCCCCTCGAGACCTCTAAGTACCTTCCTGCTCCTTTCATCTGCTTTCTGCCCCTTCTGTCCCCTCAGGGGACCAGCCAGCGACTGAGGTCTCTGACTGATGAAGCTGGCATCATGGCCAGCTCTGGTCTGATGGCTTGGGGTCTGGTCTCAGGGAGCTTCTGAGAGTTAGACAGGGGTCTTTCCACATCCCATTCTCTCCCACACAGCTTGAGACAGGGTTGAGGATACAATCTGGAGCTGCTGAGGGAGTAAGCAGGATGATAATGGTAATAACAGTAATTCACTTCTATTTATTGCTTATCATGGGTGGTgggcttccctcttggctcagatggtaaagaatctgcccgcaatgttggagactctggtttgatccctggattgggaagatcccctggagaaaggaatggcaacccacttcagtattcttgactggagagtcccgtggacaggctacagtccacagggtcacaaagagttggacacaactgagtgactcacactttcactttatcatgAACAGTGGACTGAATAATGGTCCTTGAAGTTATTTGCATCCAAATCCCCAGAACCTGGGAACATTACCTTCAGGGGCAAAAGGGACTGTGTAGATGTAATGGAGTCAAGGATTTGGGGATGGGAAGATTATTCTGGGTTATCCAGCTGGGCCCTAAGTATAAGCCcaagggtccttataagagggaaGTGAGAGGGTCACAGAGAAGAAGACGGTGATGGTGGTAGCAGCAGAGGTCAGGACGATATGGGCAGGACCCAGGGAATGCCACAGCCTCCAGGAGCTGGAAAAGGCAGGAACGGAGCCTTCTCTGGGGCGCGCAGAAGAGTCAGCCTGTCCGACACCTTGACTTTAGCCCAATGAGACTGATTTCCTACTTCTGGCCTCCACAATTACAGgagaataaattattattttcatgaaGCCACTGTGTTTGTGGTAAGTTGTTACAGGAGCAATAGGAAAAATATACTATGGTGACAGGCATTCGTCCCTAAATGCTTTACCTGCAGTAACTAATTTACTCCTCGTTACAACCCTAAGAAGATGCTTTCATTACTGTCTCCACCTTACAGACGAGGAATCTGGGTACAGAGATGGTCAGTGACATACCAAGTTTTACCCCTAGCAAGTGATGAATTGAAATTTGAACTTGGGCATTTTGGCTCCAGAGTCCAGAGTCTGGGCCACCACCTGGACTCTGTGTATAAAGAGGAcagtgtgtgtgagcgtgtgtgcgtgcgcgtaCACAGGGGTAGTCAGTGAGTATCTATAGATGCtggactgggacttccctggtgggccggtagctaagattctgagcttccaacgcagggggtctgggtttggtCCCCGGTCCGTGAatgaaatcccacatgccacaactaggagtTCACAGGCCACGGTTAAACATCAAAGATCTGCAtaccataactaagacccagcacagccaaattaaaaaatgtatatattacagATGCCAGACTTACTGCTTTATTCTAGGGTCCCGACCCCACTCTCTCTGGAATCCTGACTCCTGCCTCAGCTCATCATCTCCATGGTTGCCAAATTAGTCCAGTCCCTGGCCTGGAGTCCCTCTTGTTCTCTGCCCCTGAGTCCATCCTCCTCCCAGCAGCCAGAGGGATCTCCTTAAAGCACAGGCCTGATCACTCTTTGCTTGGGGCCAGGGACCCGTGGATCTGGGTCTGCCCCAGGACCCTCTTTCTGGCTACTCTTCCCCTGACTTGCCCTGCTCTGTCCTCACTGGCCTTTCTCCTGTCCATCTAACTTTTAATTACCTCAGTCAACCTTTAAAATAGGCATCTACCAGATACATAGCTGGATATAAAGTTTTTTTATCCCAGATTCCGGTCATCTGGATGGATGGCATTCTGAAAAGGGACCTTTTCGTGTCTTTAGAGATGGAGTTGACTAGGCCCTGATATTTGTAAACTTTGTCCAGTCCATTCTATAGCTAGCCAGGCAGAGGACTTCTGAGTGGCGGTCCTCACAGGAGGCACTTCGGTTCTTCCGGGGTTGGGTCATGACTGCAGGAATCTGTCTTGAATCCAGCCCAATTTGTTCAAGCCTGAGCACGCTGGGCAAACGgtcagggtgggggaagggaggcaaACATGTGCAAGAGGGCCGAAGGAAACCGTTTCTTAATGTTTAGAGATTACCATCTTGGTGTTGTCTCAGCCGTATCCGGCTGCTCCACAGAGACTTTGCTGCGGCAGACATTGGGTTCTGGACTAGCACCTTGGTTGCAAGGGAGAGAAAATTCAGATAAGCCTCATTTGGCCCGAGTGAGGGCAGCAGTTACCATTTCCCAGGAAAGCACACTCTGTCAGGACAAACTCCAAGATGTTTAAGCACTCAGTTCCGTTTGAGTGCCCAGTTATTTATAGCCTGACAATGGTGCTGGAGTTACCCTCCTTTGGTTTTTGAGTCATTAATATTTAAAGATTCCACTTTATAAAACACTGGAGGGTTTGGATAGTCTCCTTTTGAGAATACGTGTGTATTTCTGGCTTTCAGAAGACAgagcccccctgcccccgccacttttcttttttttaaaactgaagtatagctgatttacagtgttaatttctgttgtacaacaaagtgattcagttatacatatatattcttttaaaatatccttttctcTGTGGTTTGTCGCAGGATAGTGAATACAGCTCCCTGTGCCGTTCAGCAGGACCATCCTGTGTTCAGTTTGCCCATCCTGTGGGAGTTTGCATTAACCTCAGgccccagtccatccctctcccaccctccctcctccttggcaaccacaggtctgttctgAATGGACCGGGCCCTTCTGAGGGTCAATTGAGAGTCATATACCATTAATATATATACGTTGGATTGGAACTTGCCCGGCAGTCTGACGCTGTGCTTCCAACGCAGGTTTGATCTCAGGTTGGGGAATTAAGGTCTCACATGCTGTATAGCAtggtcaaaaagttaaaaaaaaaaaaaaaaatatatatagactgAAGTGGTGCTGAAGGCCACCTTTGTTGGATACTTTGAAAACAGAGTTCATAGCCACTGGATCGTGGAAGGGCCAGGCAGCTAAAATCAGTTGATTTCATGCATcagtgattatttattttttaaagaagggcAAGACTTGTTAAGAAGCATactatgtttttaaaatcttcattgaCTTTGTTACgatattgcttctcttttctatgttttggtttttttggccatgggccatgtgggatcttagcttcctgaccagggatggaacccctatcccctgccttggaagcggAAGAATTaaacactgggccaccagggcggtccctcaCATATAAGAACTTTTTAGACCAGGAAGGACTGATATAGCGGTCAGGCTTTTATCTTACCAAGTAGGTGTATTTTTATCCAGTGTAATTGGAATTGTTAATGGTCTGTTTACTGGAAAAGTTGGTTCTATCAAGGAATCACACAAAAGATATATTCTGTCTCTAAATGCTTTCTTTGGCTCAAAATATCTAAATGTGTCATCATTGGCTATTAACAGTGTCAAGATGTAGATCTAAGCCTTTTCTTTGCTGATGAAtctgctgaaaaagaaaaagggattaATCGCCTTTTCTGCACAAACTACACACATTGTCTGGTCCTGGAGTTTCTAGTTCCAGTTTCCCTGACATAGAGCAAGACATTGCAGATACTGATGAAGCAATCCGATTGCAAAATCCTTTTTCATTTGTATGCTTtcattatgaatattttatagtCTTCTCCCTCATTTCTAATTTGCTGTTAAAAAACGATATGCTTTAATTGAGTCTTTCTAAAACActcgatttatttatttatttataaaattaaaaaaattttttggtcgCACCACACAGCCTGCAGGGTTATTGAACCAACCACACCACctacagtggaagcttggagtcttaatcactggattgccagggatgTCGCCTCAATTTTGTAGAAATAACTTTTTTTGTTTACACTCCCTGCCATTGGTcaatactgtttctgtttatACCCTTAATTGGTTTGTTCATGGACGAATTCATCAAATTGCATAATTATAATTCACAGGTATGACCGGCCTAAACAGGTTTGGGCTGGATGCAGTTGACTCTTGTTAAACATGTATCTCAATGGGTGATGCGTGAAGAGCAGAAGCAAGGGAAACTTCAAGAGAATCTACCCGTCGCCACAGGCACAAAGACAGTATTCTCACCAAGAGATTGAAAGGTGTTGGTTGCTGAAATAAGTTGATTAAGAAAGGGATTGGtttggaacttccctagtggtccagtggttaagacttggcacttGCATTataggattcagtccctgggaggGGAACTAATATTCACATGCCTtagggcatggccaaaaaaaaaaaaaaaaaaaagagttaagacAGTTTCTACTAAACCATCTGTTATGACCATAGTTTCATAAAAGAAAGGACATGTGAGTGCCCCAAATCAGAACAGTAGGCGGTGCTTCCCATGAGGACAATTGGTGACTTTGGGCCAACATGGATTTATGTGTATAGACCTCCTACGAATTGACTAATGCTTTGTCAAGGGCTGGTGCTCACATGGTCTGTGCaggcgtgctaagttgcttcagtcgtgtctgactctttgcgtccccgtggactgtagtccacaatgctcctctgtccatggggttctccaggcaagaacattgcagtgggttgccatgcccttcttcaggggatcttcctgacccagggatcaaacccacgtctcttacgtctccggcactggcaggcgggctctttaccactagtgccacctgggaagctcagcatTCCCCTAAAACCTCCTAGTAACTTATTCATTTGAACGCTAAGGTTGTCACTCATGAGGGCCCTGTGACCTTACATCAGCAGGGAAAAGAGCCGCTTCAGTCCCTCAGATTCCCCTGCTCAGCATAAGCCCTTCCCTGAATAATCCACTGCGATAACAAACTCACACGGCCCCTTCCTGAATGGGTGCAATTCCAGCACCAACGAAAGGTGACCGGACCCTGGTTTTACTGAAGAACCTCTAAGAACGGTTTCGGAGTTAGGGAGGGGGTAAGACTGTTCCTGGGGCTTCTCCgatggctcagactgtaaggaatccacctgcaatgcaggagatctgggtttgatccctgggtcaggaagatcccctggagaaggcaatggctaaccactccagtattcttgcctggagaatcccatggacagaggagcctggcaggctatagtctatggggccacaaagagttggatacgactgaaatgactaacactttcactttcaagactgTTCCTAAGAATCAGAAATAGAGAAGAGACATTCTGAACTTCTGTGTGATAGAAAAGCCGCTCTTAGCAGAAAGGAGGGATGTCTTATCTTGTGCTCCAAAATAAAAACTCCACCTGGGGACTTTCTGAAACCTTCCACATCCTCCCCATCACCCTTTCCATCTTCAGTCACAAACCCAGATACCCCTAGTTCCGCTGTTTGTTACCTTATTATTCTCATTATCTTTGGCCATGAtacagagcatgtgggatcttatgtCCCCGGCCAGAGATCACACCTATGCCCCCTGAGATGGGAGCTTggaatcttaaccgctggactgccagggaaatccttaCCTccgtcagttgtttcattttaagttttattgggcagaggatgagatggctggatggcatcactgactcaatggacaagaatttgcgcaaactctgcgagatagtggaggacagagaagcctggcgtgctgcagtccatggcgttgcaaagttggacacaacttagtgactgaacaacaagttttAATGACATACTTGGTGCAGACTATATGTCTACATAAGACGTGTATTTGTTTTAAAGGATAGGGAAGCAAACACTCCCTATTCACCATCCTAGGGAAGAAATGGAGTGTTACCACTGAAACCACTCAGCTCAttgtcttttgcttcttccaAGGAAGACTGTGCTTGCCTATGGTGGCTGTACGCTTCTATCACAGCCCCTGACCCACTCTCCTTGCCTTCATGTTAATTACCAAAGCCATCGGAGAAGCTGGTCTTCATTATGCAGCATTCTGTACTAAATTAACAAATCTACGCACAACCCTTCCTACCTCAGTACAACTTTTCTCCTTCAATAAAGCTACAAGCCAACGCCTGACTGTGCCTTTATGCTCTTTAAGGATctggtgatgctgggagggcagcCTCATCAAGTTTCCTTCCAGCATCCCCATGCAGAATACTGCCCTCTGTAAGAGACGGTGAGGGTTTCTGTGACAAGGAAGTAGCAGGTCACGACCCCAGGTCTCATCCACGGTGCCCAGTGCCAGCCCCCTGGTCACTGGAAGGAGTTGCAAAGTTCAGGCAatgtactcatttgaaaagttcaCATTGCCTTTGCAAGATTGGTAATAAGCCACGAAAGCAGAAGGACTGAACCCCGGAGGCCCTTGTCCTCCCACTGAAACACCCTGATGCCTGTCGCGTGGCAAATGAAAGCAGGACCAGCAGAGAGATAACCTCTAAAAATAGCTGAGActtgagaagagaagtgaaagtggagGCGAATGAAGGAGATTCTTCCCTGGAGCCATTGTGGTGTCAGCAAACCTTGGTGTGCTTTCCTGTGGCTATTATCCTGCAGCTGgctatttaaattgaaaaaaaaaaattgttgaaataCAGTTGGCTTACAgagttatgttagtttcaggtgtgatttagttatatatatattcttttagttatatatatattcttttagttatatatatattctttttcagattctttatcattataGATtattctgactctgcgactccatggactgtagcctaccaggctcctctgtccatgggattctccaggcaagaacagtggagtgggttgccattgccttctccaggggatcttcctgacccagggatcgaacccaggtctcctgtattgcaggtggattctttacagtctgagccaccagggaggccttatGGATTATAAATATTgaagatagttccctgtgctatacagtaggacttgttTATCTTTTGCAGTTGTGTTTTTATGGAGGCAAATCCCCCAGGGGATAATGTTGCTCCTGGGACTCATTGCACCAGACCTACTTTTCAATGGTGTCTGGGTAGCCCCAAGGTTGGggttctgtctttttctttctttttgtggctgtaccacatggcatgtgggatcttaactccccaaccagaGGTCACACCGGTGCCCCCtgtggtggaagcacagagtcttacttaaccactgggccaccaaggaagccccagggtTCTGTCTGTTTCTTGCTTATTTGCTGGGTGGCCTTGTACGATCACAGAATGTCTCTTGGGGTCTGTTCATCCCTCTGCCAGATGGTTTTTAACCAAAGAGCCACAGGCCCTCTAGCCTGTGATCTCAGAGCGACCAAAGTGACCTTCTGGTTCCCAGTGTGTGATAGCTTGGGCCTCACTGACGTCTCTCCAGCCAACTCCAGCTCTCTCTGAGAGGTCCCCCAGGAGCTGCTGCACAGGCCCCAGGGAAGGCTCCTTcaaggctttttatttctttaaaaagctggCCCTGGGGAGGAATACAGCTCACTTCCTGGCCACTTTGCCCAGAGCATAAGATCACTTTTCTCTGGCTCCTCACAGCTCCTCTGAAGCCAGGCATGGGGTGAGGCCAAAAGAAAGGAGGGCACATCCAGAGAACAGCTCAGGACCATTGCAGAGACCTAGGCTCAGACCCTGCAGGCGGTCCTATTTGACAGCCGTGATGGTTATGGATTTTGTGGGTCTCAGCACAAAATAATGATATGGGGCTCCTTGTACAAAAATTAAGAGTCTCGAGATGGGGAGAGTATTAATCCGATACTAAACCAGCAGAGTATTCAGCCCATCATAGGGCCCTTCCAGGTGTGGGGCTGGTGTGATGGCCCAGGTGGCATGCCCATGAAGCTGGCCTCATTTGCCTCACTTTTCACCTGCTTTTATGAATCCATGGGCTGCTCACAGCTTACCCCGCCGCACCTCCTCCCCCCTGAAAAATCCAGGCTTCTTCACACCATCTGACTCTGACCCCAAAATGAGAAGGAAGAGCTTCCCTCCATTCCAGCCTGAGCGTCACTGCCTGCATCCTCATCCcctgcctccccctgccccccgcacCCCCTATcagcctccttcctgggagaTTGGAAGTTGGGTCATCCTCCTCCATTGGAAAACCTACTCCCACCCCCAGGGTGAGGTCTGGCTCCACAGCCCCAGTAAACCAGTCCCTTTAGAGGGTGACGTCA
Coding sequences within it:
- the CD300LF gene encoding CMRF35-like molecule 1 isoform X2 — translated: MHLLPLFCLLLRLSGSSAISGPRAVRGVEQGSLTVRCQYDRGYEPYVKWWCRGAGWSSCRFVVKTNLGSEKEVKQGRVSIKDNWKDRSFTVTMEKLRLDDSDAYWCGIERTGVDLGDDVDVTIDPDNIRSSAVTGHHSKDSNDGLGLSVLLPLIFAVLLLLFMVASLVAWRMAKRLKKAAGTSPVEVLQPPGSDICYADLNLQQIEKPSGSSRKKASERAPSSPQAYSGDGDYANTADVFRDNIPYTPLTPKTSSLQAEVSRDSITYAALSLDTSDEQPTYSNMEHLNTRPPSRILEKSTEYSTVRKP
- the CD300LF gene encoding CMRF35-like molecule 1 isoform X1, producing the protein MHLLPLFCLLLRLSGSSAISGPRAVRGVEQGSLTVRCQYDRGYEPYVKWWCRGAGWSSCRFVVKTNLGSEKEVKQGRVSIKDNWKDRSFTVTMEKLRLDDSDAYWCGIERTGVDLGDDVDVTIDPAPTTVPTTIPTTSTVNTKDNIRSSAVTGHHSKDSNDGLGLSVLLPLIFAVLLLLFMVASLVAWRMAKRLKKAAGTSPVEVLQPPGSDICYADLNLQQIEKPSGSSRKKASERAPSSPQAYSGDGDYANTADVFRDNIPYTPLTPKTSSLQAEVSRDSITYAALSLDTSDEQPTYSNMEHLNTRPPSRILEKSTEYSTVRKP
- the CD300LF gene encoding CMRF35-like molecule 1 isoform X3 codes for the protein MHLLPLFCLLLRLSGSSAISGPRAVRGVEQGSLTVRCQYDRGYEPYVKWWCRGAGWSSCRFVVKTNLGSEKEVKQGRVSIKDNWKDRSFTVTMEKLRLDDSDAYWCGIERTGVDLGDDVDVTIDPAVTGHHSKDSNDGLGLSVLLPLIFAVLLLLFMVASLVAWRMAKRLKKAAGTSPVEVLQPPGSDICYADLNLQQIEKPSGSSRKKASERAPSSPQAYSGDGDYANTADVFRDNIPYTPLTPKTSSLQAEVSRDSITYAALSLDTSDEQPTYSNMEHLNTRPPSRILEKSTEYSTVRKP